A stretch of Vicinamibacteria bacterium DNA encodes these proteins:
- a CDS encoding sigma 54-interacting transcriptional regulator: protein MSEAGEILRSYIRLVGRLSGAASVSLYVPPGSGGESEILIHEGRLEPLPELTDAKRAEEFQNRIGAETASHDESTIRLTSRLAGGILCRIPLRWVTLRPEEEVQGPERRKRDERPREEMTALIGMRFEADAATDPGPGRPGFPTATDNLGDESWWKEFLGIAAAFATHSRTLSRTLLDQVTGLPERPEFQAQLEAALTHAKRTGLPSILLLLGPDDFGWVNERLDRRSGDIVLREIATALRAGLRSHDHVARYGGAIFTVILHDMPIADGRMVAESLVHRLGDQRYHGGLLRLEFSVGVAVGDPEIPPPELLRRADQALSAAKRGHAGSVRIWEKGSDVEHAGSLDRLQGIFTGDKAKDYRNMGLLLDSVVAVAASTDSAQLARSFTERLFGTLNARRVAVLERSAGGTLELLSGMEKAGEGGQVFQVTERDLAIVERACQDRSFVSETRAEGEGLLLCAIPLSLRDRCLGGIVLEVASAHLSFEGSDRRFLDALASQMAVALDRARLIERERQRQQREKERLETEVKDLQRVIHSSRLAYRSPAMESVVATARKVASTDTTVLITGESGTGKEMLAHTLHELSSRSEKPFVVIDCSAISPTLIDSELFGHEKGAFTGAHARKPGRLAQAQGATVFLDEIGDLPLDLQSKLLRFVQEKQFTPVGSVVARTVDVQIIAATNADLRVKVRQGKFREDLFHRLNVVWLHVPPLRERREDILHLAGIFLHQFAALYRRPAHHFTSKAERALLAHPWPGNVRELENLILTSVLFCDAPEVDEDDLEGLRSTHGPPQRGPARMTAPPALTSFGEAVVRPESSRDGLEPAARLRKALADEIAAALSFGQAGLIPIGKWLAEDLILTADRLAGGISRRGAELLGLPDTTYRRQLQSAARNRAAGISVRSACWPAVLSVLEDFIQARQAGTDACQWAEACLLVETKSAAPGDLQAAAALLGVTEPTLLRRMTQLAHHF, encoded by the coding sequence TTGAGCGAGGCTGGCGAAATTCTGCGGTCTTACATCCGCCTGGTCGGGCGGCTCAGCGGAGCCGCGTCGGTCTCCCTCTACGTTCCTCCTGGGTCGGGAGGCGAGAGTGAGATCCTCATTCACGAAGGTCGTCTCGAGCCCCTTCCCGAACTGACCGACGCCAAGAGGGCCGAGGAGTTCCAGAACCGCATCGGCGCCGAGACAGCCAGCCACGACGAAAGCACGATTCGTCTAACCAGCCGACTCGCCGGAGGCATCCTCTGTCGGATCCCGCTGCGGTGGGTGACGCTGCGTCCTGAAGAAGAGGTCCAAGGGCCGGAGCGACGCAAGCGTGATGAAAGACCTCGCGAGGAGATGACAGCCTTGATTGGGATGCGGTTCGAGGCAGATGCCGCCACGGACCCCGGCCCTGGCCGTCCAGGGTTCCCCACCGCCACTGACAACCTCGGCGATGAGAGTTGGTGGAAGGAATTTCTGGGCATCGCCGCCGCCTTCGCGACTCATTCCCGCACGCTCTCCAGAACGCTCCTCGATCAAGTGACAGGCCTTCCGGAACGGCCCGAGTTCCAGGCCCAGCTGGAGGCAGCACTCACTCACGCCAAGAGGACAGGCCTACCGAGCATCCTCCTGCTCCTCGGGCCGGACGACTTCGGCTGGGTCAACGAGCGGCTGGATCGTCGCTCCGGTGACATCGTCCTGCGGGAGATCGCGACCGCGCTTCGAGCAGGCCTTCGTAGCCATGACCATGTCGCGAGGTACGGCGGCGCCATCTTCACCGTCATCCTGCACGATATGCCGATTGCCGATGGTCGGATGGTGGCGGAGAGCCTGGTGCATCGGTTGGGCGATCAGCGATACCACGGCGGCCTCCTTCGTTTGGAGTTCAGTGTGGGAGTGGCGGTTGGCGACCCGGAGATTCCTCCTCCGGAGCTACTCCGACGCGCAGATCAAGCGCTCAGCGCGGCCAAGCGTGGCCACGCCGGCAGCGTCCGCATCTGGGAGAAGGGGTCCGACGTTGAGCACGCGGGGAGCCTAGACCGGCTGCAGGGGATCTTCACCGGCGACAAGGCCAAAGACTACCGGAACATGGGCCTCCTCCTTGACTCGGTGGTTGCGGTGGCGGCCTCGACCGACAGCGCCCAGCTGGCGAGAAGCTTCACGGAGCGGCTCTTCGGGACACTCAACGCTCGGCGGGTGGCTGTGCTCGAACGCTCCGCGGGGGGCACCCTCGAGCTGCTCAGCGGCATGGAGAAGGCAGGCGAAGGCGGTCAGGTGTTCCAGGTAACCGAGCGCGATCTCGCCATCGTCGAGCGGGCCTGCCAGGATCGCAGTTTTGTCTCTGAGACCAGGGCTGAGGGGGAAGGACTGTTGCTCTGCGCGATTCCTCTTTCCCTCCGGGACCGATGCCTCGGCGGCATCGTACTGGAGGTGGCGTCCGCGCACCTCTCCTTCGAGGGTTCAGACCGGCGGTTCCTTGATGCGCTGGCCTCACAAATGGCGGTGGCGCTCGATCGCGCGCGGCTCATCGAGCGGGAGCGTCAGCGGCAGCAGCGGGAGAAGGAACGTTTGGAGACCGAGGTCAAGGACCTTCAGCGTGTCATACACAGCTCTCGGCTCGCGTATCGGTCGCCAGCCATGGAGTCGGTCGTGGCTACGGCACGGAAGGTTGCGTCCACCGACACCACGGTGCTGATCACGGGAGAGAGCGGCACGGGGAAGGAGATGCTGGCCCACACGCTCCACGAGCTCAGCTCACGCAGCGAGAAGCCGTTTGTCGTGATCGACTGCAGCGCCATCTCCCCCACTCTCATCGACAGCGAGCTGTTCGGGCACGAGAAGGGGGCGTTTACGGGGGCCCATGCCCGGAAGCCGGGCCGGCTCGCGCAAGCCCAGGGGGCAACGGTGTTCCTGGACGAGATCGGGGACCTCCCCCTCGACCTGCAAAGCAAACTCCTGCGGTTCGTGCAGGAAAAGCAGTTCACGCCCGTCGGGAGCGTGGTGGCGCGCACGGTCGATGTTCAGATCATTGCCGCGACCAACGCCGACCTGCGGGTGAAAGTGAGACAGGGCAAGTTCCGCGAGGATCTTTTCCACCGTCTGAACGTTGTGTGGTTGCACGTGCCGCCGCTGCGGGAGCGCCGAGAGGATATCCTGCACCTAGCGGGCATCTTCCTGCACCAGTTCGCTGCCCTGTACCGGCGGCCGGCTCATCACTTTACTAGCAAGGCGGAGCGGGCCCTCCTAGCTCACCCGTGGCCGGGCAACGTGCGCGAACTCGAGAATCTCATCCTCACCTCGGTGCTGTTTTGCGACGCTCCGGAGGTCGATGAGGACGATCTGGAAGGTCTCCGTTCCACGCATGGCCCCCCCCAACGCGGACCGGCTCGGATGACGGCCCCGCCTGCTCTGACCTCCTTCGGAGAGGCTGTGGTCAGGCCGGAATCCTCGCGCGACGGGTTGGAACCGGCGGCCCGGCTACGGAAGGCCTTGGCGGACGAGATTGCCGCGGCCCTCAGTTTCGGGCAGGCCGGACTCATTCCCATCGGAAAGTGGCTGGCGGAGGACTTGATTTTGACCGCCGACCGACTCGCGGGCGGCATCTCTCGGCGCGGCGCTGAGCTCCTCGGACTCCCCGACACGACCTACCGGCGCCAATTGCAGAGCGCGGCCAGAAACCGTGCAGCCGGAATCTCCGTCCGCTCCGCATGTTGGCCCGCAGTGCTGAGCGTGCTTGAAGACTTCATCCAGGCCCGACAGGCAGGGACGGACGCGTGCCAGTGGGCAGAGGCCTGTCTGCTGGTCGAGACCAAGTCCGCGGCACCCGGCGATCTGCAAGCGGCAGCCGCCCTTCTCGGGGTTACCGAGCCGACGCTGCTGCGCCGAATGACACAGCTCGCCCACCATTTCTGA
- a CDS encoding S8 family peptidase has translation MNQRPRGRRQYFVGGVVALLISVGATHALPAHGHGYSHRNREKISAKASEQANEKGASTVDVIVRFRQAPGNPEHELVRGFGGRVGHHFRPSSRWMAVRIPAAKLEELGRHPAVEFVASDAAVRSKLDVARQAADAPPLGVAENVLKGAGVTIAEVDSGVAPHPGIQTLIAAVDFVGSYDPSFSPANSVDPNGHGTHVAGILVGTGSNSDQNRLAGIAPQASLVSVRVLDGNGGGKASDVLAGLQWVLANKSAFGIRVVNLSLGHPVYEPAALDPLVQEVDSLWDAGIVVVCSAGNDGRSGDGTISSPCNSRKVITVGALNDQHTPDTADDTVASYSSRGPTRLDLVAKPDLLAPGNRIVSARAAGSYLDLMFPDRRVAGDPAQPNDLQYFELSGTSMAAPMVSGTAALMIEQEPGLNPGTVKARLMLSATKAAVGSPFTVGAGALDILGALRATGQVADAPSPLVSADAATGQLVFENPAVLWSNSSFSLMTLWSPAILWTDPTQWNQPLVSSYGVLSPDTTVSPYVPMFPTVVPTATIWPESILWSEAVIWPDGPADMPVDSLDVLVDDP, from the coding sequence ATGAACCAGAGACCCCGAGGTCGTAGGCAATACTTTGTTGGCGGCGTCGTTGCCCTTCTCATCTCAGTTGGGGCTACCCATGCCCTTCCCGCCCACGGCCACGGGTACTCCCACCGGAATCGGGAGAAGATCAGCGCCAAAGCTTCCGAGCAAGCAAACGAAAAAGGGGCCTCCACGGTCGACGTGATCGTGCGCTTTCGCCAAGCCCCGGGAAACCCCGAGCACGAGCTCGTGAGGGGGTTCGGGGGCAGGGTCGGGCACCACTTTCGTCCCTCCTCCCGCTGGATGGCGGTGCGCATCCCCGCCGCGAAGCTTGAAGAGCTCGGGCGCCACCCCGCGGTCGAGTTCGTGGCCAGCGATGCGGCGGTGAGGTCCAAGCTGGACGTGGCTCGACAGGCCGCGGATGCGCCCCCGCTGGGCGTGGCCGAGAACGTCCTAAAAGGCGCGGGAGTCACGATCGCCGAGGTCGATTCCGGAGTTGCGCCGCACCCCGGCATCCAGACCTTGATTGCTGCTGTTGACTTCGTTGGGAGCTACGATCCGAGCTTCTCTCCCGCGAATAGCGTCGACCCAAATGGCCATGGCACCCACGTCGCAGGGATCCTAGTGGGTACGGGCAGCAACTCAGACCAGAATCGCCTCGCGGGCATCGCCCCCCAAGCGAGTCTCGTCTCGGTTCGGGTACTCGATGGCAACGGCGGCGGCAAGGCCTCCGACGTCCTCGCCGGCCTGCAGTGGGTCCTCGCCAACAAGAGCGCCTTCGGCATCCGGGTCGTCAATCTGTCGCTCGGGCACCCCGTCTACGAACCAGCCGCCCTCGATCCCCTCGTTCAAGAGGTGGATAGCCTCTGGGACGCTGGCATCGTCGTCGTGTGTTCGGCTGGAAATGACGGACGCTCCGGAGACGGGACGATCAGTAGCCCCTGCAATTCCCGCAAGGTCATCACCGTCGGCGCCCTCAACGACCAGCACACGCCGGATACCGCGGACGACACCGTCGCCTCCTACTCTTCCCGGGGGCCCACACGCCTCGATCTCGTGGCCAAGCCTGACCTCCTCGCCCCGGGGAACAGGATCGTCTCCGCTCGCGCGGCCGGTTCCTACCTCGACCTAATGTTCCCCGACCGGCGGGTGGCGGGCGATCCCGCCCAACCCAACGACCTCCAGTACTTTGAGCTCTCCGGGACGAGCATGGCGGCACCGATGGTCTCGGGGACGGCCGCTCTCATGATTGAGCAGGAACCAGGCCTGAATCCGGGGACGGTCAAGGCGCGGCTTATGCTCTCGGCCACAAAGGCGGCGGTGGGGAGTCCCTTTACGGTCGGAGCCGGAGCCCTGGATATCCTGGGCGCTCTCCGCGCGACCGGACAGGTCGCGGATGCTCCCTCCCCGCTCGTGTCCGCGGACGCCGCAACCGGCCAACTGGTGTTCGAGAACCCGGCCGTGCTGTGGTCAAACAGCTCTTTCTCCCTCATGACGCTTTGGTCGCCGGCGATCCTCTGGACCGACCCCACCCAGTGGAACCAACCCCTGGTTTCTTCCTACGGCGTGCTCTCGCCGGACACTACGGTATCCCCGTACGTCCCCATGTTCCCGACGGTCGTGCCCACGGCCACGATCTGGCCCGAGAGCATCCTGTGGAGCGAGGCCGTGATCTGGCCCGATGGCCCCGCTGACATGCCCGTGGACAGCCTGGACGTGTTGGTCGACGATCCCTAA
- a CDS encoding EAL domain-containing protein, whose translation MAILDTINVLAGRASSPQRRLALLAGLEGSSPKGPGRWLSSSGFEVVSADDFAHALELFDRLRPDIVLVDMTFRNINAQGLCRALRQRPDRSDVPVLAYCAGRQDVEAALEAGANDVLERPFHGRVACLRALQLVRLAQASSELGGARAEIERLRKANEEERRERSWREHFDALTGLPDGERFERALEGALGAASEKSQVTVALFDIEHLVIVNTRLGRARANSVLQQVAQRLVAGLRSEEVLRSTAGPSMSMAARLGGGLFAALLTGLPGWQEAKGIVRLLLDRLSGRYVAGAEEILLSANVGVAVAPNDGLTAESLLQKAELAVREAGESGGAIRFYRQSAHRMTERSRAIIRLLPSALAHGDLRLHYQPFVEGSSSRICAAEALLRWECPELGQVPPAEFVPLAEEAGLMVSIGTWALRTACHQVRSWLDQGLSPSRISVNVSLCQLMRGDLAQVVRECLDETGIDASLLELELSERGVLRSDPEILRQLHSIRDLGVRLAIDDFGTGNSAVVYLKQFPIDVLKIDQSLIRGVASSPEDAAITSATIAMARQLGLRVVAEGVEEAGQVDFLRRHGCSEYQGFLFSPAVPAEAFAGFLRNGLASDPIS comes from the coding sequence ATGGCAATACTAGACACAATTAACGTGCTGGCGGGCCGTGCGAGCTCCCCCCAGCGGCGCTTGGCCCTGCTCGCGGGCCTCGAAGGCTCAAGCCCCAAGGGCCCGGGCCGCTGGCTTAGCAGCTCGGGCTTTGAGGTGGTCAGCGCCGACGACTTCGCGCACGCTCTCGAGCTCTTCGATCGGCTCCGCCCGGATATCGTCCTCGTGGACATGACCTTCCGCAACATCAACGCGCAGGGCCTCTGCCGGGCCTTGCGCCAGCGGCCCGACCGCTCGGACGTGCCGGTACTCGCGTACTGCGCAGGCCGCCAAGACGTCGAGGCTGCCTTGGAGGCGGGCGCCAACGATGTCCTCGAGCGCCCCTTCCACGGCCGCGTGGCCTGCCTGCGAGCCCTACAGCTCGTCCGGCTCGCCCAGGCATCCTCCGAGTTGGGTGGAGCGCGGGCGGAGATAGAGCGCCTCCGGAAGGCCAATGAGGAAGAGCGTCGCGAGAGGTCGTGGCGTGAGCACTTCGATGCCCTCACCGGCCTGCCCGACGGCGAGCGCTTTGAGCGCGCACTCGAAGGCGCCCTCGGGGCCGCGTCCGAGAAGAGTCAGGTGACGGTGGCGCTCTTCGACATCGAGCATCTCGTCATCGTCAACACCCGGCTGGGGCGCGCTCGAGCCAATTCCGTTCTGCAGCAGGTCGCACAGCGTCTCGTGGCCGGGCTCCGCTCCGAGGAGGTGTTGCGCTCCACTGCCGGCCCGTCGATGTCGATGGCGGCTCGCTTGGGGGGTGGACTCTTCGCGGCCCTGCTCACGGGGCTACCGGGATGGCAGGAGGCCAAGGGCATCGTCCGCCTCTTGCTCGACCGCCTCTCTGGCCGTTATGTCGCAGGAGCAGAGGAGATCCTCCTGTCCGCAAACGTTGGTGTAGCCGTCGCCCCCAACGACGGGCTGACCGCCGAGAGCCTGCTCCAGAAGGCCGAGCTGGCGGTTCGGGAGGCCGGGGAGAGCGGCGGTGCAATCCGCTTCTATCGACAGTCGGCTCACCGCATGACGGAGCGCAGCCGCGCTATCATCCGGCTGCTCCCCAGTGCGCTGGCTCACGGTGACCTTCGGCTGCATTATCAGCCCTTCGTTGAGGGGTCGTCGTCGCGCATCTGCGCGGCGGAAGCGCTCCTCCGCTGGGAATGCCCGGAGCTTGGCCAAGTCCCACCGGCAGAGTTCGTCCCCCTGGCCGAAGAGGCCGGCCTCATGGTATCGATCGGCACCTGGGCGCTCCGGACAGCTTGCCACCAGGTCCGGAGCTGGCTCGACCAGGGCCTCTCTCCAAGCCGGATCTCGGTCAATGTCTCGCTCTGTCAGCTCATGCGCGGCGATCTTGCGCAGGTCGTGCGCGAGTGCCTGGACGAGACCGGCATCGACGCCTCCCTGTTGGAGCTCGAGCTGAGTGAGCGCGGGGTACTGCGAAGCGATCCAGAGATCCTGCGCCAGTTGCACAGCATCCGCGATCTTGGGGTGCGGCTAGCCATCGACGACTTTGGCACCGGAAACTCCGCGGTCGTGTACCTCAAACAGTTCCCCATCGATGTCCTTAAGATCGACCAGTCGCTGATACGGGGAGTTGCGAGCTCCCCCGAGGACGCTGCCATCACGAGCGCCACTATCGCCATGGCCCGCCAGCTTGGCCTGCGGGTGGTAGCGGAGGGCGTGGAGGAGGCGGGCCAGGTGGACTTCCTGCGCCGCCACGGGTGCAGCGAATACCAGGGGTTTCTCTTCTCACCTGCCGTCCCTGCGGAAGCCTTCGCCGGGTTTCTGCGGAATGGACTGGCTTCGGATCCCATTTCATGA
- a CDS encoding two-component regulator propeller domain-containing protein — MTAAHPRVRILGSLALTTLWLAAPAAAASLRPIRFDHLSLEEGLSQSTVMGIVQDQRGYIWLATEDGLNRFDGVSFKVYRHDPADTASLPSSFVWGVEEDASGDLWVATSDGLARWQRATDRVVREEKLAGRHIRALRFDPKKKALWIGTRDTGLLRLDVTSGELRHYAHDAADSGSLSDDRIYAIYLDGQSRLWVGTDGGLNLLGDDGKRFEHFIQNPAEPSSLSDPKVRAILEDDRGALWVGTSTGGLNRLNAATRRFDHFRHDPNTLGSLAHDQVRAILQDADHRLWVGTGQGLDLFEPSRQAFAHYRHDPTNPSSLADEHVLALAQDRGGVLWVGTRLGGVHKWNPLSWQFGHVAPDAENPTGLGSGHVTSFSEDRTGRLWIGTFDAGLYVMERTTGEMAPYRHDAKNERSLGSDQVMVLRHDHLGNLWIGTLDAGLNRFDAASGQFKRYRSDPKQPEGLSANGVTSILEDREGKLWLGTYGGGLEQFEPESARFTHFRFDARNAASLSGDRVSSLAESADGHLWIGTMEKGLNLLDTRTGRFQRFGHRAGDSGSLASDAVHTLFVDAAGGLWVGTHGGLSHLPPEGTSFQTFTTRNGLPSDVVYGVRSDQQGRLWLSTNNGLSCFDPRSGQVTNYDVSDGLQSTEFNFGAWHQSPSGELFFGGLNGFNVFRPDRLRRTAVAPPVVLTSVSVGHKPVAGPADETRRLNLGFRDKVVGFEFAALDFSAPHRNRFAYKLEGFDPDWVPLNGRRSVTYTNLNPGHYSFRLRAANRDGRWNEDGLAVGIDVAAAPWATRWAFTGYFLLLGGSVLGLVRIQQRKLDREAEYAHMLEVRVEERTRELSERQLELERVNHNLAQASITDSLTGLANRRFLTEYLEKEVALLHRRYRRLSEETPPVELLDLAFLMIDLDHFKTINDSVGHAAGDAVLRQMRELLESVSRSSDIIVRWGGDEFLLVARELSGDGLAELAERIRHRLAQHAFDVGEGRVVRTSCSVGFACYPFFKEQLDALSWEQVISVADRALYVAKASGRNSWVGFHPGIAALPIQSLFSSICHGTQQLVRDGALRVSSSLTGLRNLVWETPARETANG; from the coding sequence ATGACAGCCGCTCACCCTCGCGTCCGAATCCTGGGATCCCTGGCCCTGACCACTCTGTGGTTGGCCGCGCCCGCCGCGGCCGCTTCCCTCCGACCCATCCGCTTCGATCACCTCTCTTTGGAGGAGGGGCTCTCGCAGTCCACGGTCATGGGGATCGTTCAGGATCAGCGCGGGTACATCTGGCTGGCTACCGAGGACGGCCTCAACCGCTTCGACGGCGTCTCTTTCAAGGTGTACAGGCACGATCCGGCGGACACCGCTTCCCTGCCGAGCAGCTTCGTGTGGGGAGTGGAAGAGGACGCCTCCGGTGACCTATGGGTGGCTACGAGCGATGGTCTGGCCCGGTGGCAGAGGGCCACCGATCGCGTCGTGCGGGAAGAGAAGCTGGCCGGGCGACATATCCGGGCGCTGCGCTTTGACCCAAAGAAAAAGGCGCTTTGGATCGGCACCCGCGATACGGGGCTGCTCCGACTCGATGTCACTTCTGGTGAGCTGCGTCATTACGCGCACGATGCTGCCGACTCAGGGAGCCTCAGCGACGATCGGATCTACGCCATCTACCTCGACGGCCAGAGTCGGCTCTGGGTGGGCACCGACGGCGGCCTCAACCTCCTGGGCGACGACGGCAAGCGATTCGAGCACTTCATCCAGAACCCAGCTGAGCCCTCCAGCTTGAGTGATCCCAAGGTGCGGGCCATCTTGGAGGACGACCGGGGCGCGCTCTGGGTAGGCACCTCCACCGGCGGTCTCAATCGCCTGAATGCCGCCACCCGTCGCTTCGATCACTTCCGGCACGATCCGAACACCCTCGGGAGCCTCGCTCACGACCAGGTGCGGGCGATCCTTCAGGACGCGGACCATCGCCTATGGGTAGGCACCGGCCAAGGCCTCGACCTGTTCGAGCCGAGCCGCCAGGCGTTTGCTCACTACCGTCACGATCCCACGAACCCGTCAAGCCTGGCCGATGAGCACGTGCTGGCCCTCGCCCAGGACCGCGGCGGGGTGCTGTGGGTGGGGACCAGGCTAGGGGGGGTGCACAAGTGGAACCCCTTGAGCTGGCAGTTCGGCCACGTGGCCCCCGATGCCGAGAACCCGACCGGACTTGGCAGTGGCCACGTCACGTCTTTCTCCGAAGACCGGACGGGCCGCCTTTGGATCGGAACCTTCGACGCCGGGCTGTACGTCATGGAGCGCACGACGGGGGAGATGGCTCCCTATCGTCACGACGCGAAGAACGAGCGCAGCCTGGGCAGCGACCAGGTCATGGTCTTGCGGCACGACCACCTGGGCAATCTCTGGATCGGCACTCTCGATGCCGGGCTCAACCGGTTCGATGCCGCTAGCGGCCAATTCAAGCGCTATCGGAGCGATCCCAAGCAACCGGAGGGCCTCAGCGCCAACGGCGTGACCTCCATCCTGGAGGACCGCGAGGGTAAGTTGTGGCTCGGGACCTATGGTGGGGGTCTGGAGCAGTTCGAACCCGAGAGCGCGCGTTTCACTCACTTCCGGTTTGATGCCCGGAACGCGGCGAGTCTGAGCGGAGACCGGGTCTCAAGCCTCGCGGAGTCGGCTGACGGCCATCTGTGGATAGGCACCATGGAAAAGGGGCTGAACCTGCTCGACACCCGGACGGGCCGCTTCCAACGCTTCGGGCACCGGGCAGGGGACTCCGGCAGCTTGGCTTCCGACGCCGTCCACACCCTCTTCGTGGATGCGGCGGGTGGCCTCTGGGTCGGCACGCACGGCGGCCTCAGCCACCTCCCCCCAGAAGGGACGTCCTTCCAGACCTTCACGACCCGGAACGGCCTCCCTAGCGACGTCGTCTATGGCGTGCGCAGCGACCAACAGGGTCGTCTCTGGCTCAGCACGAACAACGGCCTCTCGTGCTTCGATCCTCGCAGCGGCCAGGTCACCAACTACGACGTGAGCGATGGGCTTCAGAGTACGGAGTTCAATTTCGGCGCTTGGCACCAGAGCCCGAGCGGGGAGCTCTTCTTCGGCGGCCTCAACGGATTCAACGTCTTCCGGCCCGACCGGCTCCGCCGTACGGCCGTGGCGCCACCGGTCGTGCTGACCTCGGTGAGTGTGGGACATAAGCCGGTTGCGGGTCCGGCCGATGAGACCAGACGCCTCAACCTGGGGTTCCGCGACAAGGTCGTGGGCTTCGAGTTCGCTGCCCTCGATTTCAGCGCGCCCCACCGCAACCGGTTCGCCTACAAACTCGAGGGCTTCGACCCCGACTGGGTCCCCCTCAACGGGCGACGGAGCGTCACCTACACCAACCTCAATCCCGGCCATTACAGCTTCCGCCTGCGCGCGGCGAACCGTGATGGTCGATGGAACGAGGACGGACTGGCGGTAGGGATCGACGTGGCAGCGGCGCCCTGGGCGACACGCTGGGCGTTCACCGGCTACTTCCTCTTGCTCGGCGGGAGCGTGCTGGGACTGGTCCGCATTCAGCAACGAAAGCTCGACCGGGAGGCCGAATACGCGCACATGCTCGAGGTCCGGGTCGAGGAGAGAACGCGCGAGCTATCCGAGCGGCAACTTGAGCTGGAGCGAGTGAACCACAACCTCGCCCAGGCCAGCATCACCGACTCCCTCACCGGCTTGGCCAACCGTCGCTTCCTCACCGAGTACCTCGAGAAGGAAGTGGCGCTCCTCCACCGCCGCTACCGCCGGCTAAGCGAGGAGACACCGCCGGTGGAGCTGCTCGATCTCGCCTTCCTAATGATTGATCTCGATCACTTCAAGACGATCAACGATTCCGTTGGCCACGCCGCGGGTGACGCGGTCCTGCGACAAATGAGGGAGCTCTTAGAGTCCGTCAGCCGCAGCTCGGACATCATTGTCCGCTGGGGAGGCGACGAATTCTTGCTGGTGGCCAGGGAGCTGAGCGGCGACGGTCTGGCCGAGTTGGCGGAGCGGATCCGTCATCGGTTGGCGCAACACGCCTTCGACGTCGGAGAGGGCCGAGTGGTGAGGACCAGCTGCTCGGTCGGCTTCGCCTGCTACCCGTTCTTCAAGGAGCAGCTCGACGCCCTCAGTTGGGAGCAGGTGATCAGCGTGGCCGATCGGGCTCTATATGTCGCCAAGGCCAGTGGTCGCAACTCGTGGGTCGGCTTCCACCCCGGCATCGCCGCTCTCCCCATCCAGAGCCTCTTCAGCTCGATTTGCCACGGCACCCAGCAGCTGGTGCGGGACGGAGCCCTGCGGGTGTCGAGTTCCCTGACCGGCCTCCGCAATCTCGTCTGGGAGACCCCGGCCCGGGAAACGGCCAACGGCTAG
- a CDS encoding DEAD/DEAH box helicase, with amino-acid sequence MSKGLTPLPFAQLRLHDNLVRGVRTLGFPRPTPIQQEAIPPALEGRDVLACATTGSGKTAAFLLPILHSLSGKPRGTTRALVLTPTRELAQQIADHAKALAVHTPFSAAAIYGGVGMGPQEHAFRRGVDIIVATPGRLLDHFRFPYARLQGLETLVLDEADRMLDMGFIPDIKRILKHIPAKRQTLLFSATLPPQIVTLARELLRDPATISLERKVTPAVGITQAAYPVPAQLKSALLVELIKRGEIRSVIAFTRTKHRANRLADYLARNGVSAGRIHGTRSQAQRTAALSDFKAGKFPVLVATDIAARGIDVEALSHVINFDVPNSPEDYVHRVGRTGRVELTGDAFLFVSPEEEANVSRIERVLGTRLPRVTLPGFDYTMKPAEKLEIPLGQRLALMRAQRRHHDSRPLHRGAAQAQGRAPWRRPRPGMGGTERGPA; translated from the coding sequence ATGTCGAAAGGTCTTACTCCCTTGCCCTTTGCGCAACTCCGTCTCCACGACAACTTGGTGCGTGGCGTCCGCACGCTCGGCTTTCCGCGTCCCACACCGATCCAGCAGGAGGCCATTCCGCCGGCCCTCGAGGGTCGCGATGTTCTCGCCTGCGCCACCACCGGGAGCGGTAAGACGGCGGCCTTCCTCCTGCCCATCCTCCACAGCCTCTCGGGCAAGCCGCGGGGAACGACTCGGGCCCTAGTTCTGACCCCCACGCGAGAGCTGGCCCAGCAGATCGCCGACCATGCCAAGGCCCTAGCCGTGCACACGCCTTTCTCGGCGGCCGCCATCTACGGCGGCGTTGGCATGGGCCCCCAGGAGCATGCCTTCCGCAGGGGCGTCGACATCATCGTCGCTACCCCGGGCCGGTTGCTCGATCACTTCCGCTTCCCGTATGCCCGCCTCCAGGGCCTGGAGACGCTAGTCCTCGACGAGGCCGACCGCATGCTCGACATGGGCTTCATTCCCGACATCAAGCGGATCTTGAAGCACATCCCGGCCAAGCGGCAGACGCTCTTGTTCTCGGCCACCCTGCCTCCGCAGATCGTGACCCTGGCCCGGGAGTTGCTTCGGGACCCGGCCACCATCAGCCTCGAGCGCAAGGTGACCCCGGCGGTGGGCATCACGCAGGCAGCCTACCCCGTGCCGGCTCAGCTGAAGTCCGCACTGCTGGTCGAGCTCATCAAGCGAGGGGAGATCCGGAGCGTCATCGCCTTCACCCGAACCAAGCACCGCGCCAACCGTTTGGCGGACTACTTGGCGCGCAACGGCGTGTCCGCCGGGCGCATCCACGGCACCCGGAGCCAGGCCCAACGGACCGCGGCCCTGAGCGACTTCAAGGCCGGCAAGTTCCCGGTTCTGGTCGCCACCGACATCGCGGCCCGAGGCATCGACGTGGAGGCGCTTTCCCACGTCATCAACTTCGACGTCCCCAATTCCCCGGAGGATTACGTCCATCGCGTGGGACGGACGGGCCGGGTCGAGCTGACGGGCGACGCCTTCCTCTTTGTGTCGCCCGAGGAAGAAGCCAACGTGAGCCGCATCGAACGGGTCCTCGGCACCCGTCTCCCCCGGGTCACGCTCCCCGGTTTCGACTACACCATGAAGCCGGCCGAGAAGCTGGAGATTCCTCTGGGCCAGCGCCTGGCCTTGATGCGGGCCCAGAGACGCCATCACGATTCCCGGCCCTTGCACCGCGGTGCCGCCCAAGCCCAGGGCCGAGCTCCTTGGCGTCGTCCACGTCCTGGTATGGGTGGCACGGAGCGCGGCCCCGCTTAG